AAGCGGGATAGGGTCGCGGTAGGATCGCGGCGAGGCCATTGAGTCAAAAGCCTCGGCAACGGCAAGAATTCTTGAGCCGATGAGGATCTCCTCTCCCCGTTTCCCCTCGGGGTATCCCGACCCGTCAAACCACTCGTGGTGGGAATAGATGAGCTTGGCTTCATCTTCATACCACTTGAGCTGGTAGGCAACCTTGAAGCCCGTCTCGGGGTGCTTTCTGATCTCCTCGTATTCTTCAAAACTGAGCTGTTCCAGCTTCCCCTTCTCCAGGATCTCGTCGGCAATTCCGATTTTACCGATGTCATGGAGCTTTCCCGCCGAAATGATCTTTTCTATCTCCTCTTCCTCCAGGAACATCTCCCGGGCGATTTCCCCGGCGATCTGGGCCACATTGAGGGAATGGCTCCTGGAAAAGGGATCGCGGCTCTCGTAGGCAAGGGCAAGATCTTCTATGGCTGCGCGGGCCTCCCGCGAAATCTCGGAATAATTCTTTATGGAGGCGTACATGAGGTACACGGGGGCGAGGAGGAGAAGGGCCTTGGGATCGATGAGATACACGGTGGCAACGAGCAGTCCCACCGGCACAAGCATCGCGAGATGGACTTTTATGTTCCCTAGATTGATTTTCAGCAGGTACCTCAAATTTATGCCTGTATTGATTTTTCTCTCGATGAAGGTGAGGATATGATTCAGTAATAATATGATAAGGGCAGTGAGAATAAGGACAAGGACGGTATGCACATCAAGGAGTTTTGAAAAGGGCCTGTCAATGAGGGCCCGGTAGATCAGCCCGCCTGTTCCGAAACAGATAAAGAGGAAAAACAGCTCTCTTTCCTCCTCTTTCGGCACTTTTCTTTTCAGTGCCCGGCAAGAGAGAAACTTGGCGGCGCCGGAAATGGTGATGAGCAGCTGGCACCACAGGGGGCCGTAGAGAAGAAGGGCGGCATAGAGGACGGGGGTGAGCATGACTATCCTGCCGTAACGGGGCATGTCAAGAACCCAGAAGCTTGTGATAACGGAAAGAAGAATAAAGATTCCGTGGCCTGTGCTGAAAAATTGTTCCTGTGACCCGTTCCCGTAGGACAGGCTTTTCCCCCACACTATGTAAATGATAAGGAGAGCGCTTATCAGCCCTGCAATGGAGCTTCTGAAGAGCCTTCTCTGCACGCCGTCATGGAGTTTTCCGCCCATCAGTCCTGTAAGCCTTCCATAAGACTTGTCGCATCTCTCACTATTCCACAAATTCCATTCTGCTCCTCTCATGGTAATGGTTCGCAAGGACTGTCTCTCAAGAAACTCCTGTGCCATGGGAAAAATCAAAAATGTTAACAAGTTGGAAACAAACTGTTAATATATTGGTAACAGCCCTCTTTTATAATGAGACTGAGGATTAACGGGCTTTTTCTATTATGAGTTGTGAGGGAATCTGCCAATGCAGCTGCCGAACATGCCGGCTCCTGTGAGTTTTACCCCGATGCCCTTCCAGGTGCAGCCCCAGAGCGGCCTTAACCTCGCGATGGGAAGGGTCCTCAACGGCCAGGTGCTGGCAAAGACGGGAAACCAGATGACGCTCCGGCTCGGCAACAATGTGCTCCAGGCCGAGGGAAATCTGCCTGTCGATGTGGGAGCGCAGTTCCAGGTCCAGGTGAAAGGCAAGGACTCGCAGGGGACTCTTAACCTTCAGCTGCTGAGGGCCCAGTCTTTCACCCCCATGACGGAAGACGACCTCATGAGCACCATGGCGGCCATGAAGCTCCCCGTCACGGAGAAAAATGTGACACTTGCCAAAGGTATGCTGGAAAATGGCATACCCCTCACCTCGGAGAACCTCAAGGAGTTCAATGAAGCCTTTTCACAGCTGCCCAAAACCCTTTCAACGGACATGCAGTCAGCCTCCTTTCTCAAGATGAGCTCCCTTCCCTTTACTCCGCAGAATATCACCACCCTCTCCAACTTCATCACCACCCATCCCCTCATAGGGGCCCAGCTTTTCGAGGTGCAGCAGGAGTTCAGGAAGCTCACCGGGGGAAAGTCGGGCAGGGTCTCCCGTGAGATGGTGGAGATTCTCTCGGCGGCATCGGGGCTTCTGGGCGAGTACATCATAGACGGGAAGAGCAAGCCCAGGGCGAAGAACTCCAAGGCATCGAAGAATATGGCCCGCCAGGTAGGCATCGAGATGCTCGGGCCGGGATGGGGAAGCGAAGATGAGTGGGATCTGCTCAAGATGCTCGCCGCCGTGAGAGGAAAGCTCTCACAGGAGGAGATGAGCGAAGAGGAAGCGGCCCTTATGAAGCTCCTCGCCCTTATGGGCCAGCTTGAGGAGAATATCGCCGCGCAGCAGCTCATCAACGGCGCGAAAAAAAGTAACGAGGCGCCCTATTACTATATGCAGGTTCCTCTCAGGCTCGATGAGAGAGAGGTCACCGCCGAGGTGAAGATATATTACACCACCGATTATTACAACGAGAAAAAGGTCGATGAGGACAATGCCAGGCTTGAGTTCTCCGTGGTTACGGAGCATCTTGGGGCCCTCTATTTCCAGGTGGAGATAGTTCATGGTATAATATATATGGATGTCGGTACAGGAAGCGAGGAAGTGTGCGCCTTTGTTGAGAGATATGTGCCGGCCCTTATGGAGAACCTGAAGAGGATCCCTTACGCACCGGGGAAAACCAGGTGCTACGTGAAGGAAGACGATCCTCTGGTTTCTTTTACCGAGGCAGCCGGGGAGTTTGAAAAAATGGAAAGAGTCAATATCAGCGGTTAGAGAAATAACCTGATGCAAGATGACAGGTAGAGAAAATGGAAGGACAGAATAATGAGAGAAAGGCCTTGGCAGTAAGGAGAGAGGAGGATGGAACCCTGAGTGTCCTCGCGTACGGCGAGGGAGAAGAAGCCGACGCGATAATAGAAAGAGCCAGAGAATCCGAAGTAGAGATTGTCAAGGATGAGGAAGAGATACGGAGGCTCCTGGGCGGGACGGCACCGCAGGCGGTACCGAATAAGATATACAGTCTTGTCGCCGAGATAGAAGCCTTCGTGACCGAGCTCAACGAGGCCTGGTTAAGGAGGGATACAGGGACAGTCGAGGAAGAGAGCCCGGAAGAGGGCGAAGGGTAAAGGAATTAATTCCCGCAAGGGATTAAAGAGTATTAATGGAGGTGCGGCATATGTATGATGGAATAAAAAAGGCGACGTTAGGAATGCAGGCGATGAACCAGAAGCAGGACGTCATACTCAACAACCTGGCCAACGTGGGCACCACGGGCTACAGGAGGGAGAACATGACCTTCTCGTCCTTCAGCGAGGTGATGGAGAAGGAGATGACCTTCAACCCCAGTCCCACCAAGAAGAGCAGCGAGTACCAGCAGGCCGGCATCGGTGTTGAGTCAGACGGGATGCTCTACCAGCGCACGCTGACCTCTTTTTCGCAGGGCTCCCTGAAGAACACCGGCAACACCCTGGACCTTGCCCTTGATGACGACGGGAGAGGCTTCTTCACCATCAAGACGGATAAGGGCCTGGCCTTTTCGAGGGGCGGCTCCTTCCGCATCGACAACCAGGGTTACCTGTGCACCCAGGATGGCTCGTTCGTGATGGGCCACAAGGGGAAGATACAGCTCGGGGGCTCGAGCGTAGGGGTGACCAACGAGGGGATGATCAAGGTTGACGGGAAAGAGGTTGACAAGCTTCTTGTCACCGAGTTCAACGACAAGATGGCCAACAGGGGCCTCATGCACTCCGGTGACAACAACTTCCAGGCGAATGCCGGCGGCAGGATTGCCACGAACTCTCATGTGAAGCAGGGCTTCCTGGAGATGGCAAATGTCAATGCCGTGCAGTCGATGATTGAGCTCATGACCATCATGAGGGCCTACGAGGCGAACCAGAAGACCCTCCAGGCGGAAGACAAGATGATCCAGAAGACGGTGAACGAGACCGGTAAGGTTCGGTAAGTTTTATAAATCAACAAGGAGGGTGAACCATATGTTAAGAGGGCTTTACACAGCAGCGTCAGGAATGTCTGCCCAGCAGATGAATATTGACAATATTGCCAATAACCTGGCGAACATTCAGACGACGGGGTACAAAAAATCCCGCCTGGATTTCCAGGATCTTCTCTACTCCCACACCCAGGATCCCGGCACCGACGCGACGGTGGGCACCCAGATCGGTATGGGCGTGAGAGCCTCGGCGACGCAGCAGATCTTCACCGACGGGAGCTTACTTCAGACGGGCCGTGACCTTGACGTGGCCGTACAGGGCCAGGGCTTTTTTGAAGTGACCCTTCCCAACAACAAGAAGGCCTATACCAGGGACGGCGCCTTCAAAATGGACGGCCAGGGGAATCTCCTCACCGGTGCCGGCTACTCACTGGGCGTGCAGATTCCCAAGGATGTCTCCAACCTTGTGATAGAATCTGACGGCACCATCAAGGGAACGCCCATAAGCTCGACAGAGCCCAAGGTGATAGGCCATCTCACCCTGGTGCGCTTCCTGAACCCTGCGGGCCTCAAGTCGATGGGGAGCAACCTCTATGACAGGACGCCCATTGCCGGTGACATGTTCAAGGGCACGCCCGGCAAGGAAGGGCTGGGTACGCTTGCCCAGGGCCACCTTGAAAAAGCCAACGTGAATGTCATCGAGGAGATGATCAGTATCGTGCAGGCCCAGCGCGCCTATGAAATGAACCAGAAGGGCGTTCAGGCTTCCGATGAAATGGTGAGAATGGCCAACCAGCTCCAGAAATAACCATGAGGGACAGCCCAGGGTGAAAAAGTTGCCCATTGGTGTGAGGGAGCGGAAGGAAAACGGGGATATCTTGACTAATAAAGGAGGTAGGGGAAGATGCAGATCGAGGGTATTACACCCCAACCGATTAAGGATGCAGCTGATGTCACCCCTTCCAAGAAGCAGGAGGAGTCGAAGCTGAAGGATGCCTGCCAGCAGTTCGAGTCTCTTTTCCTGTCCCAGATTCTGAAGGAGATGAAAAAATCCATACCAAAGGCCGAAGGTGAAGAGGGAAAAGACAAGGATATGTATGAGGATCTCATGTACGAGGAGATCTCCAAGTCAATGGCGGCTTCGGGCGGAATCGGTATGGCCAATATTCTCTATCAGCAGATGAAGGATATCATGTGAGCGAAAGGGAGCATGGCTGCCGGTAGTTTCTTCTCCTTATGGAGGTTTATGCATGCCGGTAGACGTTGCTGAGCTGTGGGGAAAGTTCAAATCCCAGGCTGATCTCGGGGCCAAGGAGACGCTTATTGCCTCCTATCTCCCCCTGGTGAGGCAGATTGCAGTAAGCATCATCAAGAAGCTCAGGCCGGGTGTTGATCTTGACGACCTCATAAGCGACGGCACTTTTGGCCTCATGCGGGCCGTGGAGCAGTTTGACCCCGGACGGGGAGTGAAGTTTGAAACTTACGCCACTCCTGTCGTTCGGGGTGCTATTTATAATGGCCTCCGCGCCCTGGACTGGATGCCTGAGCGCACCAGGGGGAAGGCAAGGGCTCTTCAGCGCGCCATGGAGAAGTTTTCAGTGCTCTACGGGAGGCCCGGCACCGAGGAGGAGCTTGCCGAAGAGCTCAAAATGAGCACCTCGGAAGTTTATGAGCTCATCACCGATCTTGGCTGTGTTTACTTGCTCTCGCTTGATCAGCCCTTCCCCACAAGCGACGATGACGAGGCAAGCATTCTTGATATCATAGAGGACAAGGACGGCACCGATCCCTCGATAGAGATCGAGTTCATTGAGCAGCGCGAGATACTGCGGCGCAGCGTTGAGGAGCTTTCCGAGCGGGAGCGGACCCTTATCCAGATGCACTATTTTGATGGCGTTCCCTTTGACAAGATTGCCCAGATAATGGGAGTTTCCAAGCAGAGGATCTCGCAGATCCACAGCCGCGCGGTGAGAAGGCTCAGGGAACAGCTCTCCATGGAAGGCTTCAGGGAGGGGCAAAGGGAGGAGACTGTTCACAGCTACGACCAGCATATCTGAAGCCGGCCCCTGGTGCGCCCACACAACAATCATTATGGCTTTAATCGGCATCACCACCACCATCCCTGTTGAGCTGCTCTTCGCCTCGGGCCATGTGCCCGTTGATTTGAACAATATCTTCATTACCCGTCAGAACCCTCTCGAGCTGATAGAGCGTGCCGAGTTCAGAGGACTTCCAAGAACTCTCTGCAGCTGGATAAAAGGCATATACGGAATCCTCTGCGAGCGGCAGGATATCGAGACTGTCGTGGCCGTCGTTGAAGGGGACTGCAGCAACACCCTTCCCCTCCTGGAAATCCTCAGGGACGAAGGCAGGGAGGTGATACCTTTTTCTTTCCCCTTCGACAGGGACCGTCATCACCTGGAGAGGGAGATGGAAAAGCTCACCGCCCGCTTTCCCTCTGAAAAGGACGCCCTTGAAGCCTGGAGAACAAGGCTTGATGCAATACGCAGGAAAGTCCACAGGGTTGATGAGCTCTGCTGGAAGGAGGGGAAGGTTACCGGCCTGGAAAATCATCTTTACCTGGTCTCTTCCAGTGATTTTCAAGGTGAGCCCGATAGTTATGAGAAGCGTCTTGATGAGTTTATCGCAGAGGCCTCGGAGAGAAAGAGCGACTTTTCCATGGTGCCTCTGGGCTTTGTCGGGGTGCCGCCTATTTTTTCCGATTTTTATGATTTCCTTGAGGAAAAGGGGGCGAAGGTGATCTTCAACGAGGTGCAGCGGCAGTTTTCCATGCCCGGCCTGAAGGAAAATCTCGTTGAGAGGTTCCTGGAGTATACCTATCCTTACGGCCTGCCTGAAAGAATAGATGATATCAGGAGGGAGACGGCGGCAAGGGGCCTCTGGGGGATCATCCACTATACCCAGTCATTCTGCCACCACCAGATGGAACATTTACTGCTGCGTGAAAAGCTCAGGGTCCCTCTCCTTCTGCTTGAAGGGGACAGGCCTGGAGGGCTTGACGAGCGGACAAAAGTGCGCCTTGAAAGTTTCCTTGAAATGCTCAGGTAGGAATTTTCATAAAAAGGAAGAATGTACCATAACTTCTTCCAGAGAAAAGGCGCCTCAATCGGCCTGTTGACAGGAGAGAGGGAGAGAATGAAAAGCAGGACAGGCATTATTTTTTTTGGCATTGCCCTTGCAATGGTGGTTTTTTTCTGCGGCTGCGAGAAAAGGAGGACCCCCGAGGAACTGCTGAACATGGTGAAGACAAAGTATTCCCAGGTGGCGGACTTCCACGAGGTCTCCACTGCCGAAGTGGTGAATAACCTTGATGAAGGCAAGGTGAGCACCACGGAAACGGAAATGTGGTACCGGAAGCCCAACAGGATCCTCTTCACCTCGAATTCGGGCCAGGTTTCTGCGGTAGCGGCCTGCGACAGCAAGCTCTTCTATCTCTTTGTGAGCTCCCTCAACAAATGCCATACAGGAGCCGCTCCCGGTAGCATCTCTCTTTTTTACGAGAAAGTCGGGGGTGGAGGTCTCATCAAGCCATCCCATGTGATACTTGAGACATACCTTCTGGACGGGAAGCTTCCCGCAAAAGGGATCAAATCGTCAGAGATCCGGAAGAAGCGCGAAAAAATCGGCACCACGGAGTGTCATGTCATCGATATCACTCTCCCTACCGGTGAAAAGCAGACCCTCTGGATCGGGGTGCACGATCTCTTCATCTGGAAAAACATGATAACAGTCACCAAGGCTTCTCTGATAGGGGAGGCAATTGTTCCCTCGCCGTCGCCGGGGCAGAAGGATCCGGAATCTGAGGTGCTGCTCGTTTCGACGGAGACCATGAAGGTCGTGGAGGCTGACAAGGGGATTCCTGATGAGAAATTTGCCTGGAAGCCCCCTGATGGAGTGGAGATAGTCTCAGAGGATGAGGAGAGAGGGAAGGCCGCAAGGGTTGACCTCACGGGGAAAAAAGCCCCCCCCTTCACGCTGGAGGATGCCTCGGGGAAGAAGGTGAGCATCGCCTCCCTGAAAGGCAAGGTGCTGATCCTGGATTTCTGGGATTCATGGTGCAAGTCCTGTATAAAGGATATGAAAATAATGCAGAATATCCAGAACAAGGGCAAGGCAGAAGGGATCGTGGTGCTCGGCATCAATGAAGAGGCCGACAGGACGGCGCGCGAGAAGTTCCGCGCGCTCCATGGGATTACCTTCACTGACCTTTATGATACCGCAGGGAGTGTTTCAAAGAACTATGGCGTCGATGCCGTGCCAAGGGTTGTGATAGTCAGCAGGGACGGCACCGTGGCAGGGGATTTTCTGGGAGTGCAGGATGAAGAGGTAATTACAAAAGTGGTGCAGAAATTGGGAGTGAAATGATCGCGACAGCGCATGAAGGGAGTTTGCAATGGCTACTGGAAGAAGCAACGAATCTGAATCTGTGGCAAAGAGGAAAGCGAGAGCAAAAAAGGCCGATTCGAAATCGCTCAAGCAGTCTGGAGACTGGTTCCAGCGTAATAAGAGCCTCGTCACCTGGGCTCTGGTCATTGCCTTTGCCTCCACCTGCATAGGTTTTGGTGCCATATTCTATGTGAATCAGCTTAATGAGGCCGAGAAGGAGAAGAAGTCACCTGACGTGCAGAAGGTGGACAAAATAGGCGAGAATGTCAGGTACTGGAAGGAGCGGGTCCAGGAAAAGCCCAATGATGCCGTAAGCCTGAGCAACCTTGCCTATGCCTACCAGGAGGGAGTCTTTGAGATCCTCGCAAAGGATTCGGGAAGCGCCATGGCCCCCGAGGACAAAACCAGGCTCGATGAGTATTCAAAGAGCGCAGAGGAGTACTACAGGAAAGCCCTTGACGTTGACAGGAACTACGTGTTTGCCGCGACAAACCTTGCCGATATCTACCTGAGCACCGGCAAGCACAAGGAAGCGCTCACGGTGCTGAAAAGTCTCCTGAAGAGCCAGGGCAAGCTTGAGAATGACGGAACACCGGCAGTCAACCTTGACGACAGGGATACGCTTGTGCTCATGGAAAAGCTCTGCGATGCCTATGTGAAATCAGGTGACAACAAGAATGCCATAGTGATAGGAGAGGCAGTTCTCAAAAAGGACCAGGGAAATTACAATGTGCTCTATTACCTTGCAAGGGCTTATTTCGGCCAGAAGGACAGCGAAAAATCCCTCGGGCTCCTCAAAGATGCCCTCGAGATCTCGCAGGCAAAGCTCGGCATGGTGAACGACCCGGTGATGAAGGGCAACCTGGTGAAGCTCACCGTGGAGATACTGGTGCTTCAGGGAGATATTTACGTGGTGAAGAAGGATTACCGGAAAGCCCAGGGATCCTTTGAAGTGTCCAAGATATACGTGACGAACGTGCTGAATGACAAGGGCATGTTGAAGGGGATTCAGGAGCGCCTCAATATGCTGGCGCCGATTATCGCGAAGATGAAGCCTGAAGCTGAGCCCTCCGTGAAGCCGGGCACTGCTCCTTCAGGGGCGCCAGCCTCGCCGGGCGTTATGCCTTCAGGAGCGCCGGCTTCACCTGATGTTATGCCGTCAGGGGTACCGCCCTTTTCACCGGGCGGGTCGCCGGGGGTAAAGCCCGGCGCGGTTCAGGGAACCCCGCCGGCAGTACCTTCCGAGCCTATGGCGCCATCGCTTCCAAAGGCTCTTCCCTCTCCCTCACGATAGGATGTGAGAGGAATAGTGAGGGAGACTGTCAAATATTTGGGAAAGGTGTAATCATGCCATTTTGTCCCTTCAAGAAAAAGGAATGTTTCACAGAGTGTCCCTATTTCGCCCATGGGGTGAAAAAATGCGGCTTGACGGCACAGACAATGATTTTCGAGGACCTTCACAAGCTGAGCCTGGTTCTTCTTGATAATGCGGTGCTGAAAGAAGAAGATCAGGGGAAGGGGCGCTCCCCCGGCGATAAATCTTGATAAGGAACTGAATGACCATGGAAAAAAAGGATAGTCTCTCAGCAGCGGGAAACCTCCCCCTCTATGATCACCTCCTCTCCAGCATCAGGTACATAAAGTACCAGAGCTTCCCCGACATGGACGAGTCCCGTCCGCAAAGAACACCCATCACCAAGATAAAGGAAATGATGGAAAAAGAGGGGAAGGCGCCCATAAAGGAGGATCAGCTCAAGCTCGTGGTGAGCGATATCATATCGCAGCGATTCCAGAGCAACCTGATAAAATACAAGATGCTGCAGCAGCAGGAATTGCTGCGTGGAATGGCAACAGGCGGCATCTCGCCCGAAGAGGCTATTCTTCTCCTCCTTGATCAGACCAGCGGTGAAGAGCTTGAAGAAAAAGTCCTCTCGAAAGGGAAAGTGTCCAACCAGAGCCTTGACGAGCTTTACAAATTTTACAGCCGCATAGGCGAGAACATTGAAAAGCTCGTGCAGAGGAAGCTGGTGCCAAGGAGGGAAGAAAAGCTCGATGATTCTCCCTTCTTCCGCGAGTGATGAAGACGGGAGTCGAAGATTATCAGAAGGAGTTGGGGCAATATGACATTCGGTGATGACAGGATGGATCTCCTCACGTTCCTCAGGAATCTGGCTGATTACCTGGCTGCAGGAGTGAAGTTCGAAGGAAGCGAGATAGAAAACAGCCTCCACGCGGTGATAGAAAATGTGTTATCAATCCGTGCCGAGTATCAGAATCCTTCCCCTCCCGGGACGGAAACCATCAGGGAATTCATGCTGGAGGCCCTTGACCTTTTTGAAAGCGCCATCGGAGAGTTCTTTACCTTCTTTGAGGACGGTGACGTCGAGCATCTCAGAATTGGCGTGATGAATGCAGAGGAAGCCAATGACATCCTCAGCTCGATAGAGTACATCATTGAGCAGAACAAGCAGTGGCTCAGTGAGTTCGTGGCGGGGTAGCGATGAACATTGAAGAAAAAGACTTCTATACCATGGAAGAGGTCCTTGATCTCTCAAAGGAGCTTGCCATTGAGATTGATGAGCGGACCTTCAAATATTATCTCTCCCTTGAGATCATCTCTAAACCGGTAAAGAATCCCTATCCCCAGGGAGACAAGAGGATTAAATTCTATCCCGCCCGGGTTATCGATGAGCTCAAAAGGATATTTCAGCTCAAGAACAGGGGATTTTCCCTCAAGCAGATCAAGAAGCTCTTCATTGAGGAAAAGAGCAAGGAGCTTGATGTGCTCATTGATGTCACGGGAAAGGATGAAAAGCGTGAGATGGCCCATGCTTACCTCGAGGCCCTTCTCGGTTCAGAGTCCAAAATCGCCTGGAAGGAGTTTCTCTCTGCCTCAACAAGCGAGGTTTCCGAAAAGACTCTTCTCGATGCCTTGAAGCTGTACCTGGAGAGAATGCTCAGCTCATGGCTCCGATCCGACGAGGCGGGCAAGTATGTGGAGGAGTATCTTCTCGATCTTGATTCCGATATCCGGGAGGGTGTCGTGGATTTTTTCAAGAAGGCCCGCGACAACGAGATAATGAAGCACCGGGCCGAGAAGATGGACCTTCTCAGGTTTCTGCAGAAGCTCTGCGGCCGTGTCATCCTGGGGAGATACAACAGGGCAGAGGTTGAGGAGTGGCTCAACGAGGTGATAGCGAACCTGGAGAAGCTCAAGTGTGCTTATCAGGAGAAAGCCCCTCAGGATACCCTTTCTACCGAGATGAACGGACTCATGCTAAAGGGGATCGAGCTTTATCTCGATTCCATTCACGAGATAAAGGAGAACATCTCTTCAAAGAGAAGGGAGATCCTCATTGCGGCACTTGGGAAAGCACGGACTGCCCATAACATCCTCAGCAGCCTGGAAGAGATAGCGGAAAAAAAGAAGGTTCTCATCGGTCTCGCGCGCTGACCTGAAAAGCACGCCTCGAAGCCCCGCGGTTATTTCTTTGAAGAGGGCTTCTTTTTCTTTTTCGGTGCGGTCTTCACCTTGTCCTCGGTAGTGGCCTGCGGCGGCTTTTCAGGGGTTTTTCTGCCCTTTTTCGCCGGCTGTGTCCTGGGATGCTCCGTGAGGTTCTCCAGTTCCTTTTCTATCATGGCCTGGTATTTTGCCTTTCCCTGGCGCTTTGCCAGGTCGAGGGCGATTTCAAGCTGCACCTTTGCATTATCAATCTCGCCGGTCTTTACGTGGAGAAGTCCCAGGTTCCCCTGTGCGGGGAGCAGGTTGGGATCTATCTCTATGGCGGCCTGGTACTCCAGAATGGCCGACTCCAGATTCCCCAGCTCCGAGTAAGCAAGGCCCAGGTTGAAATGTGCTTCAGCATAGCGGCTGTTGAGGGCTATGGCCTTCTTCCACATCTCCACGGCCCCTTCTATCTTTCTCTGCCGGGCATAGACTATGCCGAGATTATTATGGGAGTAAATATCATTGGGATCAAGCTGGATTGATTTCTCAAAAGCCTCCTGGGCCTTTTCCAGCTGATTCTGATAGGTGAAGGCAAGGCCCAGGTTGTTGTAGGTATAGGCATCCTGGGGATCAATCTCGAGGGCTCTCCTGAACACCTCGATTGCTTTTGCCGTGTCATTTATGGAAATATAGGCCAGCCCAAGGTTGTTATAGGTAAAAAGGTCCCGGGGATTTATGGTGAGTGATTTTTCATAATGATGTATTGCCTTGTCTATCTGGCCGGTCCTCGCGTAACAGAGTCCCAGATTGTTAAGAGCATAGGTATCATGGTTATCAATGAAGAGAACCCGCGCGAAGTGCTCGATTGCCTCTGAAAGGTTCCCCATCGAGCAGAGGGCGAATCCCAGGTTGTTGAGGGCAAGAATATCCTGGGGCTGAAGCTCGACAGTGCGCCTGAACTGGGTTATTGCCTCCCGGATCCGCCCCATCCTTATAAGGCAGAGCCCCAGGTTGTTGTGGGCGTAAATATCCCTGGGATCAATGGAAAGGGATACCCTGAATTCCGTCTCGGCCAGATCGAGCTTGTCAATGGTAAGATAAGCCCTGCCCAGGTTGTTTCTGGCATAGGTATCCATCGGATTGATCTCAAGGGCCTTGTGAAACTCGTCAATTGCCTTCTCCCACTGTGCAAGCTGCGCATAGACCATTCCAAGGTTATGGTGGGCAACGGCGTCTTTCGGGTTGTATTCGATGATCCCGTTGAACTGCTCCAGCGCCTCATTCCACCTGCTCTGCTTGGCAAGAACCCTTCCAAGATTGTTGCGGGCGTAAATATCGTTGGGATTGATCTCCAGAGCCTGGCGGAACTCCACCTCGGCTTCCTCGATGTTTCCCAGTTTTTCAAGGACCTTGCCCAGATTGTTGTGGGCATAGAGATCGTTCTGGTCTATCTCGATGGCAAGCCGGAACTCCGTCATTGCCTCTTCAAGGTCTCCCCGCTGCGCATAAAGGAGGCCCAGGTTGTTGTGGGCATATACATCCCTGCTGTTTATCTGGAGGTCTGTTTTGTACTCGCTGACAGCCTCGTCTATCTTGCCCAGTTTTGAGTAAATGAGCCCCAGGTGATAATGGG
The Candidatus Eremiobacterota bacterium genome window above contains:
- a CDS encoding 2-hydroxyacyl-CoA dehydratase, translating into MALIGITTTIPVELLFASGHVPVDLNNIFITRQNPLELIERAEFRGLPRTLCSWIKGIYGILCERQDIETVVAVVEGDCSNTLPLLEILRDEGREVIPFSFPFDRDRHHLEREMEKLTARFPSEKDALEAWRTRLDAIRRKVHRVDELCWKEGKVTGLENHLYLVSSSDFQGEPDSYEKRLDEFIAEASERKSDFSMVPLGFVGVPPIFSDFYDFLEEKGAKVIFNEVQRQFSMPGLKENLVERFLEYTYPYGLPERIDDIRRETAARGLWGIIHYTQSFCHHQMEHLLLREKLRVPLLLLEGDRPGGLDERTKVRLESFLEMLR
- a CDS encoding FliA/WhiG family RNA polymerase sigma factor, with protein sequence MPVDVAELWGKFKSQADLGAKETLIASYLPLVRQIAVSIIKKLRPGVDLDDLISDGTFGLMRAVEQFDPGRGVKFETYATPVVRGAIYNGLRALDWMPERTRGKARALQRAMEKFSVLYGRPGTEEELAEELKMSTSEVYELITDLGCVYLLSLDQPFPTSDDDEASILDIIEDKDGTDPSIEIEFIEQREILRRSVEELSERERTLIQMHYFDGVPFDKIAQIMGVSKQRISQIHSRAVRRLREQLSMEGFREGQREETVHSYDQHI
- the flgG gene encoding flagellar basal-body rod protein FlgG; this encodes MLRGLYTAASGMSAQQMNIDNIANNLANIQTTGYKKSRLDFQDLLYSHTQDPGTDATVGTQIGMGVRASATQQIFTDGSLLQTGRDLDVAVQGQGFFEVTLPNNKKAYTRDGAFKMDGQGNLLTGAGYSLGVQIPKDVSNLVIESDGTIKGTPISSTEPKVIGHLTLVRFLNPAGLKSMGSNLYDRTPIAGDMFKGTPGKEGLGTLAQGHLEKANVNVIEEMISIVQAQRAYEMNQKGVQASDEMVRMANQLQK
- a CDS encoding EscU/YscU/HrcU family type III secretion system export apparatus switch protein translates to MEGQNNERKALAVRREEDGTLSVLAYGEGEEADAIIERARESEVEIVKDEEEIRRLLGGTAPQAVPNKIYSLVAEIEAFVTELNEAWLRRDTGTVEEESPEEGEG
- a CDS encoding rod-binding protein, translating into MQIEGITPQPIKDAADVTPSKKQEESKLKDACQQFESLFLSQILKEMKKSIPKAEGEEGKDKDMYEDLMYEEISKSMAASGGIGMANILYQQMKDIM
- a CDS encoding flagellar hook-basal body complex protein, whose amino-acid sequence is MYDGIKKATLGMQAMNQKQDVILNNLANVGTTGYRRENMTFSSFSEVMEKEMTFNPSPTKKSSEYQQAGIGVESDGMLYQRTLTSFSQGSLKNTGNTLDLALDDDGRGFFTIKTDKGLAFSRGGSFRIDNQGYLCTQDGSFVMGHKGKIQLGGSSVGVTNEGMIKVDGKEVDKLLVTEFNDKMANRGLMHSGDNNFQANAGGRIATNSHVKQGFLEMANVNAVQSMIELMTIMRAYEANQKTLQAEDKMIQKTVNETGKVR
- a CDS encoding TlpA disulfide reductase family protein → MKSRTGIIFFGIALAMVVFFCGCEKRRTPEELLNMVKTKYSQVADFHEVSTAEVVNNLDEGKVSTTETEMWYRKPNRILFTSNSGQVSAVAACDSKLFYLFVSSLNKCHTGAAPGSISLFYEKVGGGGLIKPSHVILETYLLDGKLPAKGIKSSEIRKKREKIGTTECHVIDITLPTGEKQTLWIGVHDLFIWKNMITVTKASLIGEAIVPSPSPGQKDPESEVLLVSTETMKVVEADKGIPDEKFAWKPPDGVEIVSEDEERGKAARVDLTGKKAPPFTLEDASGKKVSIASLKGKVLILDFWDSWCKSCIKDMKIMQNIQNKGKAEGIVVLGINEEADRTAREKFRALHGITFTDLYDTAGSVSKNYGVDAVPRVVIVSRDGTVAGDFLGVQDEEVITKVVQKLGVK
- a CDS encoding HD domain-containing protein, with the translated sequence MWNSERCDKSYGRLTGLMGGKLHDGVQRRLFRSSIAGLISALLIIYIVWGKSLSYGNGSQEQFFSTGHGIFILLSVITSFWVLDMPRYGRIVMLTPVLYAALLLYGPLWCQLLITISGAAKFLSCRALKRKVPKEEERELFFLFICFGTGGLIYRALIDRPFSKLLDVHTVLVLILTALIILLLNHILTFIERKINTGINLRYLLKINLGNIKVHLAMLVPVGLLVATVYLIDPKALLLLAPVYLMYASIKNYSEISREARAAIEDLALAYESRDPFSRSHSLNVAQIAGEIAREMFLEEEEIEKIISAGKLHDIGKIGIADEILEKGKLEQLSFEEYEEIRKHPETGFKVAYQLKWYEDEAKLIYSHHEWFDGSGYPEGKRGEEILIGSRILAVAEAFDSMASPRSYRDPIPLPVILDELRKKRGTQFDPQVVDAFLAIVKRQGQAAVPQ